The sequence ATCAAGCCTTCAATCCGAATATCACGGTCCTTCATTTGGAGCAAGTGGCCGGCGGCAGATAAAACCCTCTTCGCATAGGTGTCGTGTCACGGATGATTCCCTAATAGGCCGTCGGTGTGGTTTACTGATGGCCAGAGACATCATGCGAGAGGTGACAGGATGCAAGTAAGACTGCACAAAAACGCGACGACCACGCCCCGAATCCGCGCTTTGATCCAGGCGAGTACGGAACCGAATACGGTGTTGGCCAAGCGCTTTGGCGTCACGGTGGAAACCATCGCGCGCTGGAAGGGACGCGATTCGGTGGAAGACTTGCCGCATACCCCGCACCGGCTGCCCACGACCCTGACGCCGGCTCAAGAGCAGGTGGTGTTGGTGCTGCGCCAGCAGTTGGACTTGTCCCTGGACGACTTGCTGGCGGTGGTGCGGGAATTCATTCATCCGACCCTGACCCGCGCTTCGTTGCATCGGATGCTCAAGCGACACGGGGTGTCTCGCAGACCGCCGGCGGATAAAAGCCCACCTAAGGCGAAAGCCTTCAAAGCTTATGTCCCCGGCTTTGTGCACATCGACGTCAAATATTTGCCCCAAATGGCCGATGAAACCCGGCGGCGGTATCTGTTTGTGGCCATCGATCGGGCCACGCGTTGGGTCTTTGTGCGTCTCTATCACAGCAAAAGCGCCCGCCATGCGCGGCATTTTCTGGCGGCGCTGGCCAAGACCGCGCCGTTTAAGATCGAAAAGATTCTTACCGATAACGGAAAAGAATTCACCGATCGCTTTGTCACCCGGGGTGAACGGACCCCGACCGGACAGCACGTCTTCGATCAACTGTGCACGGAACTGGGCATCGAGCATCGACTCATCCGCCCCAAAAGGCCTCAAACCAACGGCATGGTGGAGCGATTCAACGGGCGTATTGCCGATATCCTGCGTACGTATCATTTCCGCTCCGGAGAGGAACTGGAAACCACCCTTCGACGATACGTCTGGTTGTACAATCATCAAGTGCCTCAGAAAGCCTTGGGGCATATTCATCCAGTGCAAGCCCTGAAAAATTGGCAAAGGTCACACCCACACTTGTTTCATAAACGTGTCGTCAATCATCCGGGACACGACACCTACCCTTTGTGAAAAGCGGCCGCCGCGTTCGCTACCGCCAAGAGGACATCGACGCATTCATTGAGCGCCGTACACGGACGCATACCGGGGAGGCTGCGGCATGATGAACAGCTCCGTTAAAAGGAAGCTCCCCCCGGATATTCTGGCCCGGCTTAACGAGCGCCTGCTGAATGAAAACCATACCCTCAAGCAGCATCGCGAGTGGCTTGCGAAACATGGTTATGACATTCCCCTAGGCACCTTGTACCGCTATTACCGAAGTCTGACTTCAGGTTTCCCGGAGTGGGGCGAATTGACCGCATTCCCGGGAGAAACCATCACCCAGGAATACACCAAAAAACTGCGCTTTCTGGGCTTTTTGCGTATTCAGCGCCAACGGATCGATACGGAAATATCCCGTCTAGAGCAAGAGCTGCTGAGTCCATGGGACATGGAGGAGGAGGCATATCGACTAAAAGACCCAACTTGAAGCCGTCGGCCGGGCATTGCTCCAGGGAAAAACCGTCAACGCGGTCACCGCGTTCAAGAATGGATGGACGACCCGCTTGTTATCGGTCATTTTGCGTCTCCGCCATCAGCCATTCCCAAAACGAAAAACCCCTCCGAGCGGCACACTCAAAGGGGTCTTTCCGGATAACCATCACATCACCCAGGGCGCATTATAGCGCCCTGAAAGGAAGAAGCGAATGTTTCCCTCTTTTGTTGACACCCCCAAAGGGCGGGGCTATCCTGAAGCCACTCTCAAAACTATCGACGGCAGCCCCGCCCCGTCAGCGCGGTTTTTTGTTGCCCCCCAGAATGATCGACCAGTTTCATGGTCGGGTGGACAGCCAGGAATACAAGACCGCTTCGGCGGGAATAATGGCGGCGGCTTCGATAGGCCGAGAGTGACACCCGGCCACCCTAATGGTGGTCGATTGCGCAACTCAAAACTATCGGAGGCAAATCATGCCTAATTCAATCCAACGCGCCACTGCGCGCAAGCCCCAACTCTTAACCTTCACCTATTATCGCGGCTACGACTCGACCGGAGCGGCCTATCCCGATGGCCCGTTGGCGATCATGCGCGGCCTGACATTCGAGCAGGGCAAGCGTGAATTTGAGGCCCACGGCCACCAAGGCTTCGTCGAATGCGATCAGACCGGAGCCGGTTACTACGGCGATGACTACCCCTGGATAACCCGGGATGGACGGGTGGTGCCGTCCCCGCTGGAGCAAGCCGAGGACACCACCAGATGCACCTATTGCAACGGCACCGGTCACATTATCCCGGCCAACTACCGAGGCCCGGGCCAGGAATGCCCAGAATGCGGCGGGAGCGGCCACGTCCACGGATCTCGGGATCTGCCGTCGGGACCTGTCCGCTATACGTCCATATGCGCGACCTGTCGAGGGAGCGGCGCGGATCCAGATTTCAACCACGATGATTGCGAAGATTGCCGAGGCACCGGCTGCGATCCTCTCAGCGACATCACCAATTCGTTGTTATGCACGAGCTGCCAGGGGACAGGCCGCGCGCAAATGTCATCCCACGATATCGCACGCCTGGATTGCTTGCGTCGTAGCATCATCGCGGTATCGGAGATTGAAAGCGACTTACGCGAGCAAGGATTCGACCGTGGCGGTGCCCGATACGCTGCCGAGATTCTGGCCCGGGCGCGCCGGGCCCTGGCCGATCATCTGGCCGCCGAACTGGGGGGAGGTGTGTGATGACCTCACAAAAAAGAACAGACCAAGAACACGAACTGCTCCTGGCCCTAATTGCGGGCAGCGATTCGCCGATGGCGGCGGATATGGGACGCCACGACGCAATATATTCGCTGCTGGATCGCACGGCAGCCATAGCCGATATGCTGGCGATCGGGGATTTTCCCGGCATGGACTCGTCGATGCTGAATGCAATCGGAGAGCAACTATCCGCGAACCTGGAGGCCATCCGAGTCATCATTCGCCGCTAAAAACAAAAAGCCCCATCCGGATCAAGTGCGGATGGGGCTACAAAAAAATTCATATCAATCGGAGCCATGATATGCCGAAGACATCCATGACCAACACATTATACCCCACCCATCCCCAAGATATTGAACGATTCCGCCGCGCCATCCTGGATTCAGGCTTGCCCGCACCGGAACAAGTTAATGCGGACGGCCGGATTCACCGTTTTCCCACCACCGGCAAGCGGGACGATGACGCCGGCTGGTATGTGCTCCATCTGGATGGCATTCCGGCCGGCGCCTTCGGCTGCTGGCGCGCTGGCATCACACAAAGCTGGTGCGCCAAGGACCGCGCCGAAATGAACCAGGAGGAACGCCGCGCCCACGCCAAACGGTTGGATGAAATCCAGCGACAACGGCAACAGGAAATTGAACGCCGGCAATCCGATGTCAGCGTCCGGGCATCGAACCGATGGCGGGAAGCCAAACCCGCCGAAGCCGATCATCCCTATCTGGAACGGAAGCGGATCCGGCCAAACGGCGCGAAGATGGACGGCGACAAGCTGGTGATACCGGGCATCGATGCCGGGGGCACCCTCTGGACGCTGCAAACCATCACCGGTGAGGGAGACAAGCGTTTCCTCCCTGGAGGAAAAAAGCGCGGCTGTTTCTTCCCCATACCGCTCATCTTGCCGGAATCCCCCGAGTGCATCGTGATCTGTGAAGGCTTCGCCACCGCCGCCAGCCTCCACGAGGCGACCGGTCTACCGACCTTTGCCGCCTTCGACGCGGGGAATCTTAAACCGGTGGCCGAGGCCCTGCGGAAGCAATACCCCAAGGCGGGTATCGTCATTGCCGGCGACAACGACCAGTGGACCGAGGGCAACCCGGGCGCCGCCAAGGCGCGAGGGGCCGCCGATGCCGTTGGCGCGGCGTGGTGTGTGCCGGATTTCAGCGCGGTGGATACCGACACCAGGCCGACGGATTTCAACGACCTGGCTGGAATCGCCGGACTGGAGACGGTCAAAACCCAAATACAGGGGGCTGTGGCGCAAGCAGTGGGGATTCCCCCCGCCCCCTTCGGCCACCTACTCAACCGCCGGGGTGTATTCCGTCTTCGGGACGATGGCGAACCCCAACCCCTGGCCCATCGGCCGATCTGGGTGGAGGCCTTGAGCCGCGACGGCAGGCGCGAATCCTGGGGGCGGCTGGTGGTTTGGGAGGACCACGACGGCCACCGACATGAGCGCGCCATCCCCGCCAGTATGTTTCATACCGGCGGCCGGGAAATCGCCCAACTGCTGGCCGAGGGTGGGCTTCCCATCGTCTCCGGAAAGGAAACCCCCTTACTTCAATATCTGGTGGCCTTCGCGCCTAAGGATCGCCTGACCGCCGCCACCGTCACCGGTTGGCAC comes from Methylohalobius crimeensis 10Ki and encodes:
- a CDS encoding zinc finger domain-containing protein, whose amino-acid sequence is MPNSIQRATARKPQLLTFTYYRGYDSTGAAYPDGPLAIMRGLTFEQGKREFEAHGHQGFVECDQTGAGYYGDDYPWITRDGRVVPSPLEQAEDTTRCTYCNGTGHIIPANYRGPGQECPECGGSGHVHGSRDLPSGPVRYTSICATCRGSGADPDFNHDDCEDCRGTGCDPLSDITNSLLCTSCQGTGRAQMSSHDIARLDCLRRSIIAVSEIESDLREQGFDRGGARYAAEILARARRALADHLAAELGGGV
- a CDS encoding IS481 family transposase, producing MQVRLHKNATTTPRIRALIQASTEPNTVLAKRFGVTVETIARWKGRDSVEDLPHTPHRLPTTLTPAQEQVVLVLRQQLDLSLDDLLAVVREFIHPTLTRASLHRMLKRHGVSRRPPADKSPPKAKAFKAYVPGFVHIDVKYLPQMADETRRRYLFVAIDRATRWVFVRLYHSKSARHARHFLAALAKTAPFKIEKILTDNGKEFTDRFVTRGERTPTGQHVFDQLCTELGIEHRLIRPKRPQTNGMVERFNGRIADILRTYHFRSGEELETTLRRYVWLYNHQVPQKALGHIHPVQALKNWQRSHPHLFHKRVVNHPGHDTYPL
- a CDS encoding DUF927 domain-containing protein; its protein translation is MTNTLYPTHPQDIERFRRAILDSGLPAPEQVNADGRIHRFPTTGKRDDDAGWYVLHLDGIPAGAFGCWRAGITQSWCAKDRAEMNQEERRAHAKRLDEIQRQRQQEIERRQSDVSVRASNRWREAKPAEADHPYLERKRIRPNGAKMDGDKLVIPGIDAGGTLWTLQTITGEGDKRFLPGGKKRGCFFPIPLILPESPECIVICEGFATAASLHEATGLPTFAAFDAGNLKPVAEALRKQYPKAGIVIAGDNDQWTEGNPGAAKARGAADAVGAAWCVPDFSAVDTDTRPTDFNDLAGIAGLETVKTQIQGAVAQAVGIPPAPFGHLLNRRGVFRLRDDGEPQPLAHRPIWVEALSRDGRRESWGRLVVWEDHDGHRHERAIPASMFHTGGREIAQLLAEGGLPIVSGKETPLLQYLVAFAPKDRLTAATVTGWHGQAFVLPDRTLKAPEGERIVYQPHDQHTAADAFCRGGTFDAWQWAVAEAPSLVRFAVCAALAAPMRHLVEVEAGGFHFHGNTSRGKTTLLQAAASVWGNSADPQQAGGAAAYIQRWNATDNGLEATAECFNDLPLIVDEIGES